The stretch of DNA CCCGCGCCACGGAGCTGACCGTCGCCTTCCGTGCCGCGACCGACCGTTCCGTGGAGTACCAGGCCGTGGCCGCCGCCCAGCTCGCCGATCCCCGCCGCTTCGACCGGCTGACCCCCGCGGCCATCGCGGAACGCGCCGAGTGGACCGAGGACTACGCGCGGAAGATGATCGAGTTCGGCGAGGATCTGCTCAAGGGCCGGATCGAGAGCCGGGTCGAGGACTGAGAGGGCCGGGAGGCCAAGGAGACCGAGAGGACCGGCGCCGAGCGGCCAGAATCCGCCGCTCGGCGCTCGGGCGACCCGGCCGAGGCCGCGCCCGCTCAGAAAAAGCAACCCACTGTGCGCGGGGTCCCGGCACACAGCGAGTCGTTCAAGAGGGCCGGAGCCGCACCGCCGACAGTGGACGCGGCTCCGGCCCTTCGCCCTTCCGGCTGTTCCCGGCCGGAGTGGTCTCGCTCGCGCGGGGCGCGGTGAGAGTGGGGGGCGCGGAATGATGGCTGAGGGGAGGGAGCGTCGCTCGTCCCGTCACCAGAACGCGAGGCTCGTCGGTCGGGGCACGTATCCGTCACCGGCGGCCACCACTGGACGCGTGGTTCGCATGGGGCCAAGTCTGTACCGAGTGGCGGCGGCGGACTGCACGCTGAGCGAAGAATCCGGGACCGCGAAAGACAGTAAACGAAGCGTCGCAGGACGGGCACACGGGGTAACAGTTCGCGCCTTGGGCGGATACCGTGGGAGATGTCGCAGGGTGGGCCGCGGCACCCGGCCGAGCGGGGACTGTGGGCTCTCGGCCCCGCGGCCTCCCCGCCGTCAGGCATACGGCCCCCGCCCGCCCACTCGCTTAGGACGTGAACTCCCCATGACCGCATCCGCAGGCGTCTCCCTGCCCCGTCGGACCGTCTTCGAGACGTCCGAGGCCGAACTGCTCGGCCAGTACCTGCGTGACGCCTACGGTTCGAATCTGCGCACGTCGGTCGTGAAGGCCGAGGCGTGCCGGCACGTCCGCACCGACGCGGGGGACTTCGCCGTCGACGAGATGCGCCTTCCCGCCAGCTTCAGTTACTCCGCCGAGCTCCCGGACATCATCATCGCCGAGTCCCGCGGGGGTGAGCTGGAGCGCCGGCTCGGGCAGGAAAGTGACCGCGTCGTGGCCGGTGACGTCCTCATCTTCACTCAGCCCGGCCTCGACTACCGTGGCGAGTGCCACGGTTTCGACGCCCGCACGACCACGCTCACCACCGCCACGCTCGCCCTGGTCGCGGGCGAACCCGTGCGCTTCACCGACTACCGGCCCCTGTCGCAGGCCACCGCCCAGTTGTGGAAGCGCACCGTCGACTACCTCTCCCAGGACCTCCTCGACGTCCCCGAAGCCGCCGCCCAGCCACTGCTGAGGGACAACGCCGCCCGGCTGCTCGCGGCCACCGCCCTGAGCGTCTTCCCCAACAACGTCATGCACGACACCCGGTGCGAGACGGCCGCGGACCACCCCGCCGCCGCGTCCGCGCTGCTGCGCCGTGCGCGGGCGTTCATCGACGACAACGCGCACCGGGACATCGGGCTCTCCGACATCGCCGCGGCCGTCCACGTCACCCCGCGGGCCCTTCAGTACGCCTTCCGGCGGCACTTGGACACCACACCCACCGCCTACCTGCGGCGGGTCCGTCTCAATCACGCGCACGCGGCGCTGAAAGCCGCCACCCCGGCCTCGGGGGAAACGGTCACGACCGTCGCGGCCCGCTGGGGCTTCCTCAACCCCGGCCGTTTCGCCGCCGTCTACCGCCTGGCATACGGCCGGTCCCCCAGCCACACACTCAAATCCTGGTAAGGATTTCGGCAGGGAGCGCTCCGGCCGCTTCGCCCCCTCGGGGCAGGCATATGCCGGATGGGCGGGGCACCGTACGCCTCCCCCACCCGTTCTGTCCCAGTTTCCGGTAAGACCGACCCGGGAGGCACCTGCCGGGTAGATCTTGGATCCATGAGCAGCACATGGCAGTCGGCCCACTCCGTTCAGCGGCCCCCCGCGCGCCCGGGGCCCGGGTGTCCTCGGGACGTGCCTCGCCTGCCTCTCGGGCCGCGTCCCGCGTGGGGCGAGGAGGCGGCGGGGCGGGACGCGGCCACGGTGACGTCCGAGGGGGCCGACTGGCTCGCTCGCTCCACCCCGTATCCGCGCAGCACGCTCGCCCTGTGGCGGGAGCGGCCCCACGCTCCCCTCGTACTGCCGTGCGGCCGGGTCTTCGACATCGTGAACCTGCCCGTGGTCTTCGGGCGGCGCGTTCTGGACCGGCTGTGGGACGAGGGCCCCGGCTGCGGCCCTGTCGCCACCCACCGGGGCCGGCTGCTCGTCTTCGCGGCCCCCGGCACCGCGCAGCGCCTCCCCGCACTGCTGGAGTGGGAGGAGTGGGGCGGCTCCGCCCCGCACCCCGACGGTGGCTCCGTCGTGCCGCCGCTGCTCTGCCACGGCGCGGGAGACGCCGTGACCGCCCCGGCACTGAGTGCGGCGGGCGCCGCGGAGACCGCGCGGGGGCCGCGCTGGCTGGTCGCTCCCGATACCCGCCGTCCCTGGCTGCCGGGGCCCGAGGTACTGCTCTGGACCAGCGTGCGGGCGGCACGTGGGGCCGTCCGTATAACGATTTTTCCTCCCCGCGATCAGGGTGCTAATGTCTACGACGTCAGCAGGCGCCGCTAGCTCAGTTGGTTAGAGCAGCTGACTCTTAATCAGCGGGTCCGGGGTTCGAGTCCCTGGCGGCGCACCGACAGTGAAAGGCCCCTCGCGAGAGCGAGGGGCCTTTCGCGTGCCCGCACGCCGTACTCGCACGATCACGCCGTACTCGCACGATCACGCCGTACTCGCACGATCACGCCGTACTCGCACGATCACGCGGTGGTGACCTGCACCGTCCAGCCGCCCGACGCGTCCCTGCCCTCGACGGCGACCTTCACGTGCGTGCCCGGCACGGTGAACGTCTCCCCCGTTTTGACCGGGGCGTCGGCGAGACCCGATTGCACCGAGGCGTCCTGGCAGGCACCGGTTCCCGGGTGGCTGTCGTAGACCTTCACGGGACCGCCCCCCGACGAGACGCCGGAGCGCACCCGGTAGACGAGGACACCTTCCTCGCAGACGTCGGCGTCGTTGCCGGTGGCCGTACGGGCTTCGAGGGCCACGGCGCTGTCCTCCCCGGTGCGGACGACGGCGAGCCGGGTGCCCGTCGCGGGATCCGGGGCCGAGAGGGGTTCCAGGGTGAGACGGGCCGGGCCCGCCTCCTGTACGCAGGTCACCTGGTCGTCGCCGAGCCAGCCGAGCTTCCACTTGTGCCAGCCGAAGAAGTCGGGCGCGAGGCCGAACTGGCTGCCCATGACGTCCCAGTCCCCGACGTAGGTGTCCCAGTCGCCCTTGCCGTCGGCGGGACGGTGGTACAGATCGGGCAGGTCGTAGACGTGGCCCGTCTCGTGGGCCAGTACGTTCCTGTCGGGCGGGTGCTTCTCGAAGACCGTGACGACCCTGCCGATGTCGGTGCCGTCCGCGTGCAGCGGCCGGTCGAAGTTGACGACCTTGGTCGCGTCGGAGTCGACCCCTGGCGCGTCCGGGTCGGCCACGAAGTACACGAGGTCGTAGCGGCTGAAGTCGACCTCGGGATCGGCCGCCGCGAGGGCGTCACGCAGATACGCGGAGCGGTGGGCCGCCGCCCAGTCGCGCTCTATGGCGTACGAGGTGGAGCTGTGCGGCATCTCGATCCACTTCGGCCGGGGGTCGACGCCCAGGTGGAACCTGCCGTAGGAGGCGCGGGCGTAGAAGCGGCTGGTGGCGGGGAAGTAGTCCCTGGTCAGCGCCTTCGGCGCGGTCCTGGGGGTCGCGTCGGGGAACGACAGGAAGACCATTACGGCGCGCTGTCTCCCCAGGGGACGCGGATAGGCGTCGTTCCAGCTCGCCACCCCCTCCGAGTGATGGGCGGAGCTCCGCTCCAGCGCGCACGGGCCGATGTGCGGCTCGGCGAGGGCGGGGCCCGCGACCAGGGATGTCGCGGCCAGCGCGACCAGGGCGGTGAGAGCCGCGCCCGCGGTCCGCAGCCCCGAGGGCTCGGTGAGGAGCGACCGGAACCGCCCCCAGGGGCCGGCCGCCGTGTGCGGCCAGGGGCCGATCGCCGTACGCGGCCAGGGCCCTGCCGCCCGGTGGGACCAGGGCCCTCCGGTGCGGCGCGCCCACGACTCCCCCGTACCGCCGCGTACGCCCCTTCGCGTACCGCCGCGGGCGCCCCTCTTCGCACTCCAGAAGCGGTGGCGCCAGGCCGTACGACAGCGGCGGGAGCGCTCCCCTGCGCGGGGTAGCCCCCTGGGGGGGAGCTGACGCTCCACGTCGACCTCCGGGTGGGGATGGCGGGACATCTCACCCAGCTTGTGCCGCTTCGCGGTAACTTACCCTGTTTGTCTGGACCGGACGGGTGAGCGCGCTGATCCCAGCAATCCCCCGAGACGCTCACAGAACGTCACTAACGGTCGATCACGGAGCGAGTCGGGCGTCACGCGGACAGAATCAATCCGCCCCTGATCGGCGGTGTCCCTATGCGGGGGCCGGGTACGACGATGTGGCTGGAAGGGTCGTCCGGCGGGCCTCTATGATCGGCACACTTTCCCGCGCGGACACCGCTCGGGCACGGCCGCGTACGTCTTGGGCCGACCACCCGACGAGATCTGTACGAGCACAACTGTCCTGCGGGAGCGAGCGGTGAGCGGAACCTCCGAAGGGCCGTCGCACGCGGCCGACACGGTCTCCGATGCCATCCGGCCGAACATCACGGAGCGTCATGCCCTCGGCAGGACCGCGTCCGAGGCACACGACTACCGCGCCGCCTTCCACACCGCGCCGCTCGCCATGGCCGTCGTGGACGGCGAGGGCCTCGTCGTCACGGCCAACGACGCACTGAACGCACTGCTCGGCGCCGACCCCGGCGAGCTGACAGGGCGCGTCGCGGCCGACCTGGTCGACCTGGTCTCCGACACCCGTGCGTGGCGCGTCTACAACGAGGTGCTGTGCGGGCGCCGCGCCCGGCTGCGGTGTACGCGCAGGCTGAAACACCCCGACGGGCACTCGCTCTGGGCGCAGGTCTCCGTGGCCCCGGTCCCCGAGGGCGGGCGGGTACTGCTCTCGGTACGGGACGTCAGCGCCCGCCGGGAACTCCAGGCCCGGCTGCGCCACCTCCAGATGCACGACCCCGTGACCCGGCTGCCCAACAGGACCCTCTTCTTCGAACGGCTGGCGGCGGCACTGGAGACCGGCGCCTACGCGGCTTCGGGCACCGGCCGGGTCGGGCTCTGCTATCTCGACCTGGACGGTTTCAAGGCGGTCAACGACACCCTCGGCCACCCCGTCGGCGACCGGCTGCTCGCCGCCGTCGCGGAGCGGCTCACGCGGTGCGCCCAGCATTCGGCGCGCGCCCCCGAGGGGGCGCCGCTGGTGGCGCGGCTCGGCGGGGACGAGTTCGCCCTGCTGGTCGAGGGCTCCACCGGCACGGAACAGCTCGCCCTCCTGGCGGGCAGCGTGCTCGACACGCTCAGGGAACCCTTCGACCTGTCCGGCCACCGCCTCTCGGTGTCGGCGTCGATCGGTGTCGTGGAGCGGCGCGCGGCCGGCACGTCGGCGACCGCGCTCATGCAGGCCGCGGGCACCACGCTGTACTGGGCGAAGGCCGACGGCAAGGCACGGTGGACGCTCTTCGACCCCGAACGCAACGCCCACCGCATGACACGGCAGGCGCTCTCCTCCGCGCTGCGCCCGGCGGTGGACGACGGCGAGTTCGTGCTGGAGTACCAGCCGCTGGTGGCGCTGGACGACGGCGGGCTGCGCGGGGTGGAGGCGCTGGTGCGCTGGCGCCACCCGCAGTTCGGGACGTTGCAGCCGAATCGGTTCATCGGACTGGCCGAGGAGGACGGCTCGATCGTGCAGCTCGGCCGGTGGGTGCTGCGTACGGCATGTTTCCAGGCGAGACGCTGGCAGCTCGACCACCCCGGGGCCCCCTCGGTCTTCGTGAGCGTCAACGTCGCCGTACGGCAGGTCTGGGACTCCGACCTGGTCGCGGATGTCGCCGCGGTCCTGTCCGAGACCGGTCTCGAACCCGGCCTGCTGCAACTGGAGTTGACGGAGTCCGCGGTGATGGGCTCGACGGGCAGGCCGCTCCAGGCGCTTCAGGAGCTGAGCGACATGGGCGTCATGATCGCCATCGACGACTTCGGTACCGGCTACTCGAACCTCGCCTACCTGAGCAGGCTCCCGGTCTCCGTACTGAAGCTGGACGGCTCGTTCGTACGGGGCTTCCAGTACGACGACGGGGCGCACCCGAGCCCCGCCGACGAGATGATCGTGGAAGCGCTGGTGCAACTCGCCCACCGCCTCGGCCTGACGGTCACGGCGGAGTGCGTCGAGACGAAGGGCCAGGCGGCGAGGTTGCGTGGCATCGGCTGCGACACGGGTCAGGGCTGGCTCTACTCACGCCCCGTGCCCCCGGACCGCATCTCGGAACTGCTGAACGCGCTGGAGACGACGAGGCGTTGCTGCCTGGGATGGCAGGGGGCGGCGGAGGGGCCCGCGGAGGCGGGCTGAGGCGGCGGGGCGGTCACGCGGGGTCACGCGGCTGCCCGCGCCCGGCCGGGCGGACAGCTCCGGGCCGCACACCAGTCGTACCTCAGCCGTACATCCGTACCCGCGTGCGCGGGTGGGCCGCGGCCCGGGGGGCTCCCCGGTCGCGGCCCGCCCTCACGTGTGGTGGGTGCGGCCGTCCGCTACAGCGTCGGCATCCCGTACGCGTCGGCGATGAGTTCGTACGAACGCAGCCGTACGGATCCCGTGTGCGCGTTGGCGGTGATCATCATCTCGTCGGCGCCCGTGCGCTTCTGGAGGGCGTTGAGCCCGTCGCGCACCTGGTCGGGCGTGCCGTGGATGACGTTGGAGTTCCAGCTGTCGACGAAGTCGCGCTCCATCTCGCTGAAGTCGTACGCCGCCGCCTCCTCGGGGGTGGGCACGAGGCCGGGGCGGCCGGTGCGCAGCCGCACCATGTTGAGGGCAGCCGCCAGGACCTGCCGCTCCGCCTCCTTCTCGTCGTCGGTGGCCAGGGCCGAGACACCGATCAGGGCGTACGGCTCGGA from Streptomyces tsukubensis encodes:
- a CDS encoding M6 family metalloprotease domain-containing protein — encoded protein: MSRHPHPEVDVERQLPPRGLPRAGERSRRCRTAWRHRFWSAKRGARGGTRRGVRGGTGESWARRTGGPWSHRAAGPWPRTAIGPWPHTAAGPWGRFRSLLTEPSGLRTAGAALTALVALAATSLVAGPALAEPHIGPCALERSSAHHSEGVASWNDAYPRPLGRQRAVMVFLSFPDATPRTAPKALTRDYFPATSRFYARASYGRFHLGVDPRPKWIEMPHSSTSYAIERDWAAAHRSAYLRDALAAADPEVDFSRYDLVYFVADPDAPGVDSDATKVVNFDRPLHADGTDIGRVVTVFEKHPPDRNVLAHETGHVYDLPDLYHRPADGKGDWDTYVGDWDVMGSQFGLAPDFFGWHKWKLGWLGDDQVTCVQEAGPARLTLEPLSAPDPATGTRLAVVRTGEDSAVALEARTATGNDADVCEEGVLVYRVRSGVSSGGGPVKVYDSHPGTGACQDASVQSGLADAPVKTGETFTVPGTHVKVAVEGRDASGGWTVQVTTA
- a CDS encoding bifunctional DNA primase/polymerase codes for the protein MPRLPLGPRPAWGEEAAGRDAATVTSEGADWLARSTPYPRSTLALWRERPHAPLVLPCGRVFDIVNLPVVFGRRVLDRLWDEGPGCGPVATHRGRLLVFAAPGTAQRLPALLEWEEWGGSAPHPDGGSVVPPLLCHGAGDAVTAPALSAAGAAETARGPRWLVAPDTRRPWLPGPEVLLWTSVRAARGAVRITIFPPRDQGANVYDVSRRR
- a CDS encoding helix-turn-helix domain-containing protein, coding for MTASAGVSLPRRTVFETSEAELLGQYLRDAYGSNLRTSVVKAEACRHVRTDAGDFAVDEMRLPASFSYSAELPDIIIAESRGGELERRLGQESDRVVAGDVLIFTQPGLDYRGECHGFDARTTTLTTATLALVAGEPVRFTDYRPLSQATAQLWKRTVDYLSQDLLDVPEAAAQPLLRDNAARLLAATALSVFPNNVMHDTRCETAADHPAAASALLRRARAFIDDNAHRDIGLSDIAAAVHVTPRALQYAFRRHLDTTPTAYLRRVRLNHAHAALKAATPASGETVTTVAARWGFLNPGRFAAVYRLAYGRSPSHTLKSW
- a CDS encoding putative bifunctional diguanylate cyclase/phosphodiesterase, with amino-acid sequence MSGTSEGPSHAADTVSDAIRPNITERHALGRTASEAHDYRAAFHTAPLAMAVVDGEGLVVTANDALNALLGADPGELTGRVAADLVDLVSDTRAWRVYNEVLCGRRARLRCTRRLKHPDGHSLWAQVSVAPVPEGGRVLLSVRDVSARRELQARLRHLQMHDPVTRLPNRTLFFERLAAALETGAYAASGTGRVGLCYLDLDGFKAVNDTLGHPVGDRLLAAVAERLTRCAQHSARAPEGAPLVARLGGDEFALLVEGSTGTEQLALLAGSVLDTLREPFDLSGHRLSVSASIGVVERRAAGTSATALMQAAGTTLYWAKADGKARWTLFDPERNAHRMTRQALSSALRPAVDDGEFVLEYQPLVALDDGGLRGVEALVRWRHPQFGTLQPNRFIGLAEEDGSIVQLGRWVLRTACFQARRWQLDHPGAPSVFVSVNVAVRQVWDSDLVADVAAVLSETGLEPGLLQLELTESAVMGSTGRPLQALQELSDMGVMIAIDDFGTGYSNLAYLSRLPVSVLKLDGSFVRGFQYDDGAHPSPADEMIVEALVQLAHRLGLTVTAECVETKGQAARLRGIGCDTGQGWLYSRPVPPDRISELLNALETTRRCCLGWQGAAEGPAEAG